A stretch of Streptomyces sp. NBC_00250 DNA encodes these proteins:
- a CDS encoding DUF6009 family protein, whose product MSALIEPEQLSSETELVWLEDIAPLDYVRQTLDRLPTRRGKPAYHRAGRMVGYAILGPDARSSRASGTFVRRVFWLLPHDRDGQPTGLYASGAPSEAIDPRTVAPRIKGYKTQRSEGGPESAAMRELGITLPEA is encoded by the coding sequence ATGAGCGCGCTCATCGAACCCGAGCAGCTCAGCTCCGAGACAGAACTCGTGTGGCTGGAGGACATCGCTCCGCTCGACTACGTGCGACAGACCCTGGACCGGCTCCCGACCCGCCGGGGCAAACCCGCCTACCACCGGGCCGGCCGCATGGTCGGCTACGCGATCCTCGGCCCGGACGCCCGCTCCTCGCGCGCCTCCGGGACCTTCGTGCGCCGGGTCTTCTGGCTGCTCCCCCACGACCGCGACGGGCAGCCCACGGGGCTCTACGCGTCCGGCGCACCCTCCGAGGCCATCGACCCCCGCACCGTGGCCCCCCGGATCAAGGGGTACAAGACCCAGCGCTCCGAGGGCGGTCCCGAGTCCGCGGCGATGCGGGAGCTGGGCATCACGCTGCCCGAGGCCTGA
- a CDS encoding DNA primase family protein, translating to MTRVPEPHDGLFDPAEVARQILLSTPRAVPSQAPPATVPSHATEHGLLPDSLSDRGNAKLFVALYGRDFRHVPGIGWYRWSGYRWALDEDDTVVWAAGEMAESLAESDPISRYTTTDLRRHKRRALSTSGMKAMLLQAKAAPGMVLNAALLDADPYALCTPNGVVDLATGQLSAPDPDKHFHSRATSVSPRAMSTPRWNRFLTDTFGDDEDGQKLIDFLHELLGYSITGDVGAQIMPFLYGQGKNGKSVLLDVMVKLLGDYADAAPPGFLMARPFEGHPTDLAELHGRRIIVCSELKPGDRFDEARVKLLTGGDRIKARRMRQDFFSFTPTHKLWLLGNHRPEVGTGGYAFWRRMTLIPFERVVATDRQIDNLADVLVTEEGPGILHWLISGAGRYLDGPRDLTGPDQVRTATTAYAETEDHTGRFLGECCTLHPAMRAEQRQLYNSYTGWCQMEGANPVSSRSFAARVRETIGISTPKQMILSNQRKFYPGIGLNTEGGETV from the coding sequence TTGACCCGCGTACCCGAGCCCCACGACGGACTGTTCGACCCGGCAGAAGTGGCCCGACAGATCCTGCTCTCGACTCCGCGCGCCGTACCGTCCCAGGCGCCGCCCGCCACCGTGCCGTCCCACGCGACCGAGCACGGCCTGCTCCCCGACAGTCTCAGCGACCGTGGCAACGCGAAGCTGTTCGTCGCCCTGTACGGACGGGACTTCCGGCACGTTCCCGGTATCGGCTGGTACCGCTGGTCGGGATACCGCTGGGCCCTGGACGAGGACGACACCGTCGTGTGGGCCGCCGGAGAGATGGCCGAGTCCCTCGCCGAGAGCGACCCCATCAGCCGGTACACCACGACGGACCTGCGCCGCCACAAGCGCCGGGCCCTGTCCACCTCCGGCATGAAGGCGATGCTGCTCCAGGCGAAGGCCGCACCCGGCATGGTGCTCAACGCCGCGCTCCTCGACGCCGACCCGTACGCCCTGTGCACCCCGAACGGGGTGGTGGACCTCGCCACCGGGCAGCTCTCCGCGCCGGATCCGGACAAGCACTTCCACTCCCGGGCGACGAGCGTCTCCCCGCGTGCGATGTCCACGCCGCGGTGGAACCGGTTCCTCACCGACACGTTCGGCGACGACGAGGACGGTCAGAAGCTGATCGACTTCCTGCACGAACTCCTCGGCTACTCGATCACCGGCGACGTCGGCGCCCAGATCATGCCGTTCCTGTACGGGCAGGGAAAGAACGGCAAGAGCGTCCTGCTCGACGTGATGGTCAAACTCCTCGGGGACTACGCCGACGCCGCTCCCCCCGGGTTCCTGATGGCCCGCCCCTTCGAGGGGCACCCCACGGACCTGGCGGAGCTCCACGGCCGCCGCATCATCGTGTGCTCCGAACTCAAGCCCGGGGACCGGTTCGACGAGGCCCGGGTGAAGCTGCTCACCGGCGGCGACCGGATCAAGGCCCGCCGGATGCGGCAGGACTTCTTCAGCTTCACGCCGACCCACAAGCTCTGGCTGCTGGGCAACCACCGCCCCGAGGTCGGGACCGGCGGATACGCCTTCTGGCGGCGTATGACGCTGATCCCGTTCGAGCGGGTCGTCGCCACGGACCGTCAGATCGACAACCTCGCGGACGTCCTGGTCACCGAGGAGGGGCCGGGCATCCTGCACTGGCTGATCTCCGGCGCCGGCCGCTACCTCGACGGTCCCCGCGATCTGACGGGGCCCGACCAGGTCCGTACCGCCACGACCGCCTACGCCGAGACCGAGGACCACACGGGCCGCTTCCTCGGCGAGTGCTGCACACTGCACCCCGCGATGCGCGCCGAGCAGAGGCAGCTGTACAACAGCTATACGGGCTGGTGCCAGATGGAAGGAGCCAATCCTGTCTCCTCCAGGTCCTTCGCCGCCCGTGTCCGTGAAACCATCGGTATCAGCACCCCCAAGCAGATGATCTTGTCGAATCAGCGGAAGTTCTACCCGGGCATCGGACTCAACACCGAAGGGGGCGAGACGGTATGA
- a CDS encoding bifunctional DNA primase/polymerase, producing MHPLAPRRKTPSANCRECQVRTHKPQDCPCIPSGRWCHGFHAATTDVARIRTWWGQQPGFGVGVACGSAGLVVIDVDAHDAMPPQRERLLPGIPIPPAVSLNGLRHGFHSLALLAALRGQPDPAEDSTTLRVRTPSGGMHIWYAAEPGQAWQCSAGSSPSRALAWQVDVRANGGYIIAPGTVTDAGTYTAVGSARHPAPLPAWLALELARTGHLPALPPQRSGSPVPQRARAAVIAAGGGRAVVGRTLATVLAAVSACASVPEGAAFSDKLNRAAYTAGGLVSAGHLTDSDAESALLAAALHARPTQERRALQIIRSGMSAGRQRPLMPGDFS from the coding sequence GTGCATCCTCTCGCGCCCCGTCGCAAGACGCCCAGCGCGAACTGCCGGGAGTGTCAGGTCCGTACGCACAAGCCTCAGGACTGTCCCTGCATCCCGTCCGGGCGCTGGTGCCACGGCTTCCACGCGGCCACGACCGACGTCGCCAGGATCCGCACCTGGTGGGGGCAGCAGCCCGGCTTCGGCGTGGGTGTGGCCTGCGGCAGCGCCGGTCTCGTCGTCATCGACGTGGACGCCCACGACGCCATGCCCCCGCAGCGGGAACGGCTGTTGCCCGGAATCCCCATCCCTCCGGCCGTCTCGCTGAACGGGCTGCGCCACGGGTTCCACAGCCTCGCCCTGCTCGCCGCACTGCGGGGCCAGCCCGATCCGGCCGAGGACTCCACCACCCTGCGCGTCCGCACGCCCTCCGGTGGCATGCACATCTGGTACGCGGCGGAGCCCGGGCAGGCCTGGCAGTGCTCGGCCGGATCGAGCCCCTCCCGCGCACTGGCCTGGCAGGTCGACGTACGCGCCAACGGCGGCTACATCATCGCCCCCGGCACCGTCACCGACGCCGGCACCTACACGGCGGTCGGCAGCGCCCGCCATCCCGCACCGCTGCCCGCCTGGCTGGCCCTGGAGCTGGCCCGGACGGGTCACCTGCCCGCGCTGCCGCCCCAGCGTTCCGGCTCGCCCGTCCCGCAGCGCGCCCGCGCCGCCGTCATCGCCGCGGGCGGTGGCCGGGCCGTCGTCGGACGCACCCTGGCCACGGTCCTGGCCGCGGTGTCCGCCTGCGCCTCCGTCCCCGAGGGGGCTGCCTTCAGCGACAAACTCAACCGAGCCGCCTACACCGCGGGCGGGCTGGTGAGCGCCGGTCATCTGACCGACTCCGACGCCGAGTCCGCGCTGCTGGCCGCCGCGCTCCACGCCCGCCCCACGCAGGAACGGCGGGCCCTGCAGATCATCCGCAGCGGGATGAGCGCCGGCCGACAGCGTCCCCTCATGCCGGGAGACTTCTCTTGA